One window of Streptomyces sp. FIT100 genomic DNA carries:
- a CDS encoding HAD family hydrolase, whose protein sequence is MVRRTLEHHRLGPDTLLVTTEQAEQAKQAELAKQAKQAAHTVAESIEDLISGAEYVLFDFDGPICHLFARHPPRTVAAGLVEWLRARGAAVRLAEDEAGDPHAVLRAVSRDHPGSGLVGELEAELTREELQATRTSWPTAYADPLIRTWSAIGVGLAVATNNSPRVAEEYLTGRGLRECFAPHIHGRTGDPRLLKPDPDCVRRALDSLGADPAASLMIGDTPADLYAAREAGVRFLGYGRGEHRTARLWKAGAPMVVESLEPLLQAVRTLGRP, encoded by the coding sequence ATGGTTCGACGCACTCTGGAACACCATCGCCTCGGACCTGACACTCTCCTAGTGACCACGGAACAGGCGGAACAAGCGAAACAAGCGGAACTGGCGAAACAAGCGAAACAGGCGGCACACACGGTGGCCGAGAGCATCGAGGATCTGATCAGCGGCGCGGAGTACGTCCTCTTCGACTTCGACGGCCCCATCTGCCATCTCTTCGCGCGCCATCCCCCGCGCACCGTCGCCGCCGGCCTGGTGGAGTGGCTGCGGGCGCGCGGGGCCGCGGTGCGGCTGGCCGAGGACGAGGCGGGAGATCCGCACGCCGTGCTGCGTGCCGTGAGCCGGGACCATCCGGGCAGCGGACTCGTCGGGGAGCTGGAGGCGGAGCTCACCCGCGAGGAGCTCCAGGCCACACGGACCTCCTGGCCCACCGCGTACGCGGATCCGCTGATACGGACCTGGAGCGCGATCGGGGTGGGCCTCGCCGTCGCCACGAACAACTCCCCGCGGGTGGCGGAGGAGTACCTCACCGGCCGCGGGCTGCGTGAGTGCTTCGCCCCGCACATCCACGGCCGCACCGGCGACCCCCGCCTCCTGAAGCCCGACCCGGACTGCGTCCGCCGGGCCCTGGACTCCCTCGGCGCGGACCCCGCCGCGTCGCTGATGATCGGTGACACCCCGGCCGACCTGTACGCGGCCCGCGAGGCGGGCGTCCGCTTCCTCGGGTACGGCCGCGGCGAGCACCGCACCGCACGGCTGTGGAAGGCGGGTGCGCCGATGGTCGTGGAGTCGCTGGAGCCCCTGCTTCAGGCCGTACGGACGCTGGGGCGGCCTTGA
- a CDS encoding GntR family transcriptional regulator, whose product MNGRRLTHQDIADALRGRIHGGELRPGAPIPTQSQLVAEFGVERGAVRRALELLHDEGLLTGATRGAPPRVVDPSEREAVADDEPQPTMVALAARMARAFAVPDVRIDSLGLTSETLMLALSEPLRRIHEGRIRPGSVTARILLPASSINLAFPSPVDAQPDDHAVHDRWLAQRNAQGQVLRHSLQALHASHGIDVRISFRALPLTPPVKLYVLNGTEALFGYYKVTRREEEINSTPVEMYDALGTESLLFPFRAGSGPRDAAFVEQAQQWFDALWNTIASDLTLS is encoded by the coding sequence ATGAACGGACGAAGGCTGACCCACCAGGACATCGCCGATGCCCTGCGGGGGCGTATCCACGGCGGAGAGCTCCGGCCCGGCGCCCCGATACCCACCCAGTCCCAGCTCGTCGCGGAGTTCGGCGTCGAGCGGGGCGCCGTCCGCCGGGCCCTCGAACTCCTCCACGACGAGGGTTTGCTCACCGGGGCCACCCGGGGCGCCCCGCCCCGTGTCGTCGACCCGTCGGAGCGAGAGGCGGTCGCCGACGACGAACCCCAGCCGACGATGGTTGCGCTCGCGGCCCGGATGGCGCGGGCGTTCGCCGTCCCGGACGTGCGCATCGACTCCCTCGGACTGACCTCCGAGACCCTGATGCTCGCGCTCTCGGAGCCACTGCGGCGGATCCACGAGGGCCGGATCCGCCCCGGGTCCGTCACGGCCCGGATCCTGCTGCCCGCGAGCTCCATCAACCTCGCCTTCCCCAGCCCGGTCGACGCGCAGCCCGACGACCACGCGGTCCACGACCGGTGGCTCGCCCAGCGCAACGCCCAGGGGCAGGTCCTGCGCCACAGCCTCCAGGCCCTGCACGCCAGCCACGGGATCGACGTCCGCATCTCGTTCCGCGCGCTGCCCCTGACCCCGCCGGTCAAGCTGTACGTGCTCAACGGCACCGAGGCGCTCTTCGGGTACTACAAGGTCACCAGGCGGGAGGAGGAGATCAACTCCACACCCGTGGAGATGTACGACGCGCTCGGCACCGAGTCGCTCCTGTTCCCCTTCCGGGCCGGCAGCGGGCCGCGCGACGCGGCTTTCGTGGAACAGGCGCAGCAATGGTTCGACGCACTCTGGAACACCATCGCCTCGGACCTGACACTCTCCTAG
- a CDS encoding MFS transporter: MTILDGSIVTVALPAIQDDLRFSPAALSWVVNAYLIAFGSLLLLAGRLGDLIGRKRMFLGGTAVFTAASLLAGIATTPGVLLAARFLQGVGSAMASAVGLGILVTLFTEPGERAKAIAVFSFTGAAGASLGQVLGGVLTDALDWHWIFFINLPIGLAALAVGVPVLPGDRGLGLRAGADLIGALLVTAGLMLGIHTVVKAEEYGWASPHTLGRGALALVLLAAFTARQATARTPLMPLRLLRSRGASGANLVQLLMVAALFSFQLLVALYLQRVRGYGALETGLAMLPAAAVIGVVSLGVSARLIARFGERAVLLTGLLLLGALLGLLTRLPVDANYAVDLLPVMLLAAGFGLALPALTSLGMSGASEEDAGLASGVFNTTAQIGMAVGAAVLSTLAASRTGSRLAAGAGQAEALTSGYHLAFATGAGLIGAAFVVAYAVLRPRRPRHPRRPRRSRRPRTARRVESGVSRSTQ, from the coding sequence ATGACGATCCTGGACGGCAGCATCGTGACGGTGGCCCTGCCCGCCATCCAGGACGACCTGCGTTTCTCCCCCGCCGCCCTCAGCTGGGTGGTCAACGCCTATCTGATCGCCTTCGGCAGTCTGCTGCTGCTCGCCGGGCGTCTCGGCGATCTCATCGGCCGCAAGCGGATGTTCCTGGGCGGCACCGCCGTCTTCACCGCGGCCTCGCTGCTCGCGGGCATCGCCACCACCCCGGGCGTGCTGCTGGCCGCCCGCTTCCTCCAGGGCGTCGGCAGCGCGATGGCCTCGGCGGTCGGCCTCGGCATCCTCGTCACCCTCTTCACGGAGCCCGGGGAGCGCGCCAAGGCGATCGCCGTCTTCAGTTTCACCGGCGCCGCCGGGGCGTCGCTGGGCCAGGTGCTCGGCGGCGTGCTCACCGACGCGCTCGACTGGCACTGGATCTTCTTCATCAACCTGCCGATCGGCCTCGCGGCTCTCGCGGTCGGCGTGCCCGTCCTCCCCGGCGACCGCGGGCTCGGCCTGCGGGCGGGAGCCGACCTCATCGGTGCGCTGCTCGTCACCGCCGGGCTGATGCTCGGGATCCACACCGTCGTCAAGGCGGAGGAGTACGGCTGGGCCTCACCGCACACCCTCGGCCGGGGCGCCCTCGCCCTCGTCCTGCTCGCCGCGTTCACCGCCCGCCAGGCCACCGCCCGCACCCCGCTGATGCCCCTGCGGCTCCTCCGCTCGCGCGGCGCCTCGGGCGCGAACCTCGTCCAGCTGCTGATGGTGGCCGCCCTCTTCTCGTTCCAGCTGCTCGTCGCGCTCTACCTCCAGCGGGTCCGCGGATACGGCGCCCTCGAAACCGGGCTCGCCATGCTGCCGGCGGCGGCCGTGATCGGTGTGGTGTCCCTCGGCGTCTCCGCCCGGCTGATCGCCCGCTTCGGCGAGCGCGCGGTCCTGCTCACCGGACTGCTGCTCCTGGGCGCGCTCCTCGGGCTCCTGACCCGACTGCCCGTAGACGCGAACTACGCCGTCGACCTGCTGCCGGTGATGCTGCTCGCCGCCGGTTTCGGCCTCGCCCTGCCCGCGCTGACCTCCCTCGGCATGTCCGGCGCGAGCGAGGAGGACGCCGGACTCGCATCCGGTGTCTTCAACACCACCGCACAGATCGGCATGGCCGTCGGCGCCGCGGTGCTCTCCACCCTCGCCGCCTCCCGCACCGGAAGCAGGCTCGCGGCGGGCGCCGGCCAGGCCGAGGCGCTGACCAGCGGCTACCACCTCGCCTTCGCCACCGGGGCCGGGCTCATCGGCGCCGCGTTCGTGGTCGCGTACGCCGTACTGCGTCCTCGTCGCCCCCGTCACCCTCGTCGGCCCCGTCGCTCTCGTCGTCCTCGTACGGCCCGCCGTGTCGAAAGCGGCGTCTCCCGTTCGACGCAATAG
- a CDS encoding AmfC protein — translation MTTPGAGQPSGPVPTTTTCSGSGAMRPPQQRTSDSSALLASSASQASPYALSEPRVHDLAALGLPELRALRREAQRDEADLSYVRRLLHGRIDILRAELARRTDPPALPAPSVAAPAAGRLGPDAAVVDRLSAILADPPSRRGSSARHVTLSTPRGEEYGRLAAQMLAEVELSDLDARTDDELRAAMGRLARYEQQVSRQRAQLQRTADGCSAEIARRYREGEAQVDDLLT, via the coding sequence ATGACCACACCTGGCGCCGGGCAGCCGTCCGGTCCCGTACCCACGACGACCACGTGCAGCGGCTCGGGCGCCATGCGGCCGCCCCAGCAGCGCACCTCGGACTCGTCGGCCTTGCTGGCCTCGTCGGCCTCGCAAGCCTCGCCGTACGCGCTGTCCGAGCCCCGTGTCCACGATCTCGCCGCCCTCGGGCTGCCCGAGCTGCGCGCGCTGCGCCGCGAGGCGCAGCGGGACGAGGCGGACCTCAGCTATGTGCGGCGGCTGCTGCACGGCCGCATCGACATCCTGCGCGCGGAGCTGGCCCGGCGCACGGACCCGCCGGCCCTGCCGGCGCCGTCCGTCGCCGCGCCCGCGGCGGGCCGGCTCGGGCCTGACGCCGCGGTGGTCGACCGGCTTTCGGCCATCCTCGCGGACCCGCCGTCGCGGCGCGGCAGCTCGGCCCGCCATGTGACGCTGTCCACCCCGCGGGGCGAGGAGTACGGGCGGCTCGCCGCGCAGATGCTCGCCGAGGTGGAGCTCTCCGACCTGGACGCACGCACGGACGACGAGCTGCGCGCGGCGATGGGGCGGCTCGCGCGCTACGAGCAGCAGGTGTCGCGGCAGCGCGCGCAGCTCCAGCGGACGGCCGACGGCTGCAGTGCAGAGATCGCCCGCAGATACCGCGAAGGGGAAGCGCAAGTGGACGATCTTCTGACCTGA
- a CDS encoding dihydrofolate reductase family protein, which translates to MTNVTADLMMSLDGFIAGPNAGVGNPGGDGGEALHAWMAELASWRERQGLSGGAHNRDSELVGEWFDATGAVVMGRTMFDSGEKYWGDNPPFRTPVFILTHRPRPVEVKQGGTTYTFVTDGIHSALDQARAAAGTRNVDIAGGAATVQQFLRAGLLDELQLHVLPVLFGEGLRLFDHLGVLHQELEPLRVVRTPNATHLKYRLVKPPTA; encoded by the coding sequence ATGACGAACGTGACCGCGGATCTGATGATGTCGCTCGACGGCTTCATCGCCGGCCCCAACGCCGGCGTCGGCAACCCCGGCGGCGACGGCGGCGAGGCCCTCCACGCCTGGATGGCGGAGCTGGCCAGCTGGCGCGAGCGCCAGGGGCTGTCCGGCGGTGCGCACAACCGCGACTCCGAGCTCGTCGGCGAGTGGTTCGACGCGACGGGCGCGGTGGTCATGGGCCGGACGATGTTCGACTCGGGTGAGAAGTACTGGGGCGACAACCCGCCCTTCCGCACCCCGGTGTTCATCCTGACCCACCGCCCCCGTCCGGTCGAGGTGAAGCAGGGCGGCACCACCTACACCTTCGTCACCGACGGCATCCACAGCGCCCTCGACCAGGCCAGGGCCGCCGCCGGCACCCGTAACGTCGACATCGCGGGCGGCGCCGCCACCGTGCAGCAGTTCCTCCGCGCGGGGCTGCTGGACGAGCTCCAGCTCCATGTGCTCCCGGTCCTCTTCGGCGAGGGCCTGCGCCTCTTCGACCACCTGGGCGTGCTCCACCAGGAGTTGGAGCCGCTCAGGGTGGTCCGCACGCCGAACGCGACGCATCTGAAGTACCGCCTCGTCAAGCCCCCGACGGCGTAG
- a CDS encoding GNAT family N-acetyltransferase, producing the protein MSRDDVEVRTVTAAEGRDWLRALATGFLQPPVVEESEAADRLAHMDLGRVRGGFAGDGRCVATYRSFSQQLTVVGGAFVTANAVAQVTVAPTHRRRGILTRMITDDLAAAKERGDTAATLLPAEYAIYGRFGFGPATSCTEWEIDVTRSGLDPRRSGPADGGRVDLADAEDVRKVGPELHERFRARQHGAIDRDERWWSLHTGAVRLPSQPWTEPYHAVYRSAAGEVEGLITYTAESHWTDGGQPADTARVQSLIAVSPAAERALWQFVCSIDWITRVRSGGRAPDDLLPLLLPDPRAARTVSHTDFLWVRLLDVVRALQSRTYEASGSLVLDVRDEAGLAGGRFRLDATPEGAWCVPTTEEPDLVMGAGELGRLYLGDESVLRLVALGCLDEERQGAAARADGVFRARRRPWCPDMF; encoded by the coding sequence ATGAGCCGTGACGATGTCGAGGTGCGTACCGTCACCGCGGCCGAGGGCCGCGACTGGCTGCGGGCCCTGGCCACCGGGTTTCTGCAGCCGCCTGTCGTCGAGGAGTCCGAGGCGGCCGACCGGCTCGCCCATATGGACCTCGGCCGGGTGCGCGGGGGCTTCGCGGGGGACGGGCGGTGCGTGGCGACGTACCGCTCCTTCAGCCAGCAACTGACCGTGGTCGGCGGCGCGTTCGTCACGGCGAACGCCGTCGCACAGGTCACCGTCGCACCGACGCACCGCCGCCGGGGCATCCTCACCCGGATGATCACCGACGATCTCGCGGCGGCGAAGGAGCGCGGGGACACCGCGGCGACGCTGCTCCCGGCCGAGTACGCGATCTACGGGCGCTTCGGGTTCGGCCCGGCCACCTCGTGCACCGAATGGGAGATCGACGTCACCCGCAGCGGCCTCGACCCCCGTCGGTCGGGCCCGGCCGACGGCGGCAGGGTGGACCTGGCCGACGCCGAGGACGTCCGCAAGGTCGGCCCTGAACTGCACGAACGCTTCCGCGCACGGCAGCACGGCGCGATCGACCGGGACGAGCGGTGGTGGAGCCTCCACACCGGCGCGGTGCGGCTGCCCTCACAGCCGTGGACCGAGCCGTACCACGCGGTGTACCGCTCGGCGGCGGGCGAGGTGGAGGGCCTGATCACGTACACCGCGGAGTCCCACTGGACCGACGGCGGCCAGCCCGCGGACACGGCGAGGGTCCAGAGTCTGATCGCGGTCTCCCCGGCGGCCGAGCGAGCCCTGTGGCAGTTCGTCTGCTCGATCGACTGGATCACCAGGGTCCGGTCGGGCGGCCGCGCCCCCGACGATCTGCTCCCGCTGCTCCTGCCGGACCCGCGCGCCGCCCGGACCGTGTCGCACACGGACTTCCTGTGGGTGCGGCTGCTGGACGTCGTGCGGGCCCTCCAGTCGCGCACGTACGAGGCGTCGGGTTCGCTGGTGCTCGACGTACGGGACGAGGCGGGCCTCGCGGGCGGCCGCTTCCGGCTGGACGCGACGCCCGAGGGCGCCTGGTGCGTACCGACGACGGAGGAGCCCGATCTGGTCATGGGGGCGGGCGAGTTGGGGCGGCTCTACCTCGGGGACGAGTCGGTCCTGCGGCTGGTGGCCCTGGGGTGCCTCGACGAGGAGCGGCAGGGCGCGGCGGCGCGCGCGGACGGGGTGTTCCGCGCGCGGCGGCGGCCCTGGTGCCCGGACATGTTCTGA
- a CDS encoding DUF2516 family protein, whose product MLLEGFGTFLSLLYLAMLVLAVVALGIAVFAREDAYRAADKQTKMFWLILLGVAVAVNLFVPFLFLQLAGLVATIVFLVDVRPALRQVSGGGRGRSGGSSSDGPYGPYNGGR is encoded by the coding sequence ATGTTGCTCGAAGGATTCGGGACGTTCCTCTCGCTGCTCTATCTGGCGATGCTCGTTCTCGCGGTGGTCGCGCTGGGCATCGCCGTGTTCGCGCGCGAGGACGCCTACCGGGCCGCGGACAAGCAGACCAAGATGTTCTGGCTGATCCTGCTGGGCGTCGCGGTCGCGGTGAATCTCTTCGTGCCGTTCCTGTTCCTGCAGCTCGCCGGGCTGGTCGCGACGATCGTCTTCCTGGTCGACGTGCGGCCCGCGCTCCGGCAGGTCTCCGGCGGCGGGCGCGGCCGGAGCGGCGGGTCGAGCAGCGACGGGCCCTACGGTCCGTACAACGGCGGGCGGTAG
- a CDS encoding aminoglycoside phosphotransferase family protein: protein MVAEPVSATRRPAPADELHVDPHCIKGPFRGSHHETYFFPVVSPETGLPVPVKCREPRAGLLWFDRRCFKSEEGLVQALRGRISSLPGIVLQTGGVSLQRFVEGATLGEAFGHAGPLPADVVRQLMRLVSELAAVRAGNLAADRTCESADRPHDGDTQGFLERLVLFVEERVLRENSAEYGEIFTELGITDAALHHLRRRVSGLTRRPFCLLHGDLHRENLILDGHGKVWTIDWELAMVGDPLYDLATHLHLMRYPAAQAAEVTRAWAAAVEEALPGGSAGWYEDLDRLLDFKRAQSVFTDTIRSALTLAAAAEPDRPLLDRTAARLHDVLAAAARPLGLAAVPSAWEIGNALTAWHKRSGAEAVPAVPAAPSVPAGASGR from the coding sequence ATGGTCGCCGAACCGGTGTCCGCGACGCGTCGCCCTGCCCCCGCCGACGAGTTGCACGTAGACCCGCACTGCATCAAGGGGCCCTTCCGCGGCTCCCATCACGAGACGTACTTCTTCCCGGTGGTGTCCCCCGAGACGGGCCTGCCGGTACCGGTGAAGTGCCGTGAGCCCAGGGCCGGGCTCCTCTGGTTCGACCGCCGGTGCTTCAAGTCCGAGGAGGGCCTCGTCCAGGCCCTCAGAGGGCGCATCAGCAGCCTTCCGGGGATCGTCCTCCAGACCGGCGGCGTCTCGCTTCAGCGCTTCGTCGAAGGTGCCACGCTCGGCGAGGCGTTCGGGCACGCGGGCCCGCTCCCCGCGGACGTCGTCCGTCAGTTGATGCGGCTGGTGAGCGAACTGGCGGCCGTCCGCGCCGGCAACCTCGCGGCCGACCGTACCTGCGAATCGGCCGACCGCCCCCACGACGGCGACACCCAGGGCTTCCTGGAGCGTCTGGTCCTCTTCGTCGAAGAGCGCGTCCTGCGCGAGAACTCCGCCGAGTACGGCGAGATCTTCACCGAACTCGGCATCACCGATGCCGCACTGCACCACCTGAGGCGGCGCGTCTCCGGGCTGACCCGGCGGCCGTTCTGCCTGCTCCACGGCGATCTGCACCGGGAGAACCTCATCCTGGACGGACACGGCAAGGTGTGGACGATCGACTGGGAGCTGGCCATGGTCGGCGATCCCCTCTACGACCTGGCCACCCATCTCCACCTCATGCGCTACCCCGCCGCCCAGGCCGCCGAGGTCACCCGTGCCTGGGCGGCCGCCGTGGAGGAGGCGCTGCCCGGAGGCTCCGCCGGCTGGTACGAGGACCTGGACCGGCTGCTGGACTTCAAGCGGGCCCAGTCCGTCTTCACCGACACCATCCGCTCGGCCCTCACCCTCGCCGCCGCCGCCGAACCGGACCGGCCGCTGCTGGACCGTACGGCGGCCCGGCTGCACGACGTGCTGGCGGCGGCCGCGAGACCCCTGGGGCTTGCGGCGGTGCCGAGCGCGTGGGAGATCGGGAACGCCCTGACCGCCTGGCACAAGCGGTCAGGGGCCGAGGCCGTCCCCGCCGTCCCCGCCGCCCCGTCCGTCCCCGCCGGGGCTTCCGGGCGCTGA
- a CDS encoding helix-turn-helix domain-containing protein: protein MASLNVGNLGEYLREQRRSAQLSLRQLADAAGVSNPYLSQIERGLRKPSAEVLQQVAKALRISAETLYVRAGILDERERDELETRAVVLADPSINERQKQVLLQIYDSFRKENGFDADTDKDATDDGPRTAGGTSQDGVSGGGSGAEQPAGPRT from the coding sequence ATGGCATCACTCAACGTCGGCAACCTCGGCGAGTACCTCCGCGAGCAGCGGCGCTCCGCGCAGCTCTCCCTGCGGCAGCTCGCCGACGCCGCCGGGGTGTCGAATCCGTACCTCAGCCAGATCGAGCGCGGGCTGCGCAAGCCCAGCGCCGAGGTGTTGCAGCAGGTCGCGAAGGCGCTGCGGATCTCGGCCGAGACGCTGTACGTGCGGGCCGGGATTCTGGACGAGCGGGAGCGGGACGAGCTGGAGACGCGGGCCGTCGTCCTTGCCGACCCGTCGATCAACGAGCGGCAGAAGCAGGTTCTTCTGCAGATCTACGACTCGTTCCGCAAGGAGAACGGCTTCGACGCCGATACGGATAAGGACGCCACCGATGACGGCCCCCGCACGGCTGGGGGCACCTCCCAGGACGGAGTCTCCGGGGGAGGCAGTGGTGCAGAACAACCCGCAGGACCCCGTACGTGA
- a CDS encoding alpha/beta fold hydrolase: protein MPAFTAYDGTELAYRVVGDGPPVVCLPGGPMQDSVYLGELGGLSGHRQLIVPDLRGTGRSATPEDVASYRCDRLVDDVEALREHLGRDRTDLLGHSAGANLAVLYAERHPERVGKLALITPSVAAVGITVTGDLRHETALLRRDEPWFPAAYAALETILAGRGTADDFQAIAPFWYGRWDDTARTFRAAEDGQRNKEAAAVFGADGAFDPPATRAALARFTSPVLLLAGEVDLNSPPGAMAEFAGLFPHADLVVQPGAGHFPWLDDADRFVAATAAFLAE, encoded by the coding sequence ATGCCTGCCTTCACCGCGTACGACGGGACCGAGCTGGCCTACCGCGTCGTCGGGGACGGTCCTCCGGTGGTCTGCCTGCCCGGCGGGCCGATGCAGGACTCCGTGTACCTCGGGGAGCTCGGCGGCCTCTCCGGGCACCGGCAGCTGATCGTGCCGGATCTCCGGGGCACCGGCCGCTCGGCGACACCGGAGGACGTCGCGTCCTACCGCTGCGACCGGCTCGTCGACGACGTGGAGGCCCTGCGCGAGCACCTGGGCCGCGACCGGACGGACCTGCTGGGGCACTCCGCCGGTGCGAACCTGGCCGTGCTGTACGCGGAGCGCCATCCGGAACGCGTCGGCAAGCTCGCGCTGATCACACCGAGCGTCGCGGCGGTCGGCATCACGGTCACGGGTGACCTCCGGCACGAGACGGCGCTGCTCCGCCGGGACGAGCCGTGGTTCCCGGCGGCGTACGCGGCGCTGGAGACGATCCTCGCCGGCAGGGGGACCGCCGACGACTTCCAGGCCATTGCCCCGTTCTGGTACGGCCGCTGGGACGACACGGCCCGGACCTTCCGGGCCGCCGAGGACGGCCAGAGGAACAAGGAGGCCGCGGCCGTCTTCGGCGCCGACGGCGCCTTCGACCCGCCCGCCACCCGCGCCGCACTCGCCCGCTTCACGTCGCCGGTGCTCCTGCTCGCCGGTGAGGTCGACCTGAACTCGCCGCCCGGTGCGATGGCCGAGTTCGCCGGCCTGTTCCCCCACGCGGACCTGGTCGTCCAGCCCGGCGCCGGGCACTTCCCGTGGCTCGACGACGCCGACCGGTTCGTGGCGGCGACTGCGGCGTTCCTGGCCGAGTGA
- a CDS encoding SDR family NAD(P)-dependent oxidoreductase, producing MTTPQHKIGSGFGARSTTQDVLHGIDLTGKLAIVTGGYSGLGRETTRALAGAGAHVVVPARRRAVAEEAVAGLGSVEVDELDLADLDSVRAFADRFVASGRPIDLMINNAGIMAAPETRVGPGWEAQFATNHLGHYALVNRLWPALAPRDRREGAREGARVVSVSSRGHQLSDIRWDDPHFERGYDKWQAYGQAKTANVLFAVRLDALGRDFGVRAFANHPGEIMTELACHLAKEEMIAAGWIDEDGNPTDRGFKTPEQGAATQVWAATSPQLAGAGGVYCEDCDIAEPRDEGPAAMGQLGDGVRTYATDPEAAARLWRLSAELTGVDAFAKAP from the coding sequence ATGACGACTCCACAGCACAAGATCGGCTCTGGCTTCGGAGCACGCAGCACCACTCAGGACGTCCTGCACGGGATCGACCTCACCGGCAAGCTCGCGATCGTCACCGGCGGCTACTCCGGCCTGGGACGGGAGACGACGCGTGCGCTGGCCGGCGCCGGCGCCCATGTCGTCGTGCCGGCCCGGCGCCGCGCGGTCGCCGAGGAGGCGGTCGCGGGCCTGGGCAGTGTGGAGGTCGACGAGCTCGACCTGGCCGACCTCGACAGCGTCCGCGCCTTCGCGGACCGGTTCGTGGCCTCCGGCCGGCCCATCGACCTCATGATCAACAACGCCGGGATCATGGCCGCGCCCGAGACCCGCGTCGGACCGGGCTGGGAGGCGCAGTTCGCGACCAACCACCTCGGCCACTACGCCCTGGTCAACCGGCTCTGGCCGGCGCTCGCACCTCGCGACCGGCGCGAAGGGGCGCGCGAGGGAGCACGCGTCGTCTCGGTGTCCTCCCGGGGCCACCAGCTCTCGGACATCCGCTGGGACGACCCCCACTTCGAACGCGGCTACGACAAGTGGCAGGCGTACGGGCAGGCGAAGACGGCGAACGTCCTCTTCGCCGTCCGGCTCGACGCGCTCGGCCGGGACTTCGGCGTACGGGCGTTCGCGAACCACCCCGGCGAGATCATGACCGAGCTGGCCTGCCATCTCGCCAAGGAGGAGATGATCGCCGCCGGCTGGATCGACGAGGACGGCAACCCGACGGACCGCGGTTTCAAGACCCCCGAGCAGGGCGCGGCGACGCAGGTCTGGGCCGCGACCTCCCCGCAGCTCGCGGGCGCGGGCGGCGTGTACTGCGAGGACTGCGACATCGCGGAGCCGAGGGACGAGGGCCCGGCCGCCATGGGGCAGCTCGGTGACGGCGTACGGACGTACGCGACCGACCCCGAGGCGGCGGCGCGCCTGTGGCGGCTGTCGGCGGAGCTGACCGGGGTGGACGCCTTCGCGAAGGCGCCCTGA
- a CDS encoding MarR family winged helix-turn-helix transcriptional regulator, with amino-acid sequence MTAMTPARTSPDLSFLLDHTSHVLRTQMAAALGEIGLTARMHCVLVHALEEERTQAQLAEIGDMDKTTMVVTVDALEEAGLAERRPSRRDRRARIIAVTEEGARAAERSRRIVDRVHAEALATLAEGDRETLLRALRQLAGEALATPAESARPARRARQRG; translated from the coding sequence ATGACCGCCATGACACCCGCCCGCACCTCCCCCGACCTGTCCTTCCTGCTCGACCACACCAGCCACGTGCTGCGCACCCAGATGGCGGCCGCGCTCGGCGAGATCGGACTGACCGCGCGGATGCACTGCGTCCTCGTGCACGCACTGGAGGAGGAGCGCACACAGGCGCAGCTCGCGGAGATCGGGGACATGGACAAGACCACGATGGTGGTGACGGTGGACGCGCTCGAAGAGGCCGGGCTCGCCGAGCGGCGACCGTCCCGCCGGGATCGGCGGGCGCGGATCATCGCCGTGACCGAGGAGGGCGCCCGGGCCGCGGAGCGGAGCCGGCGGATCGTCGACCGCGTCCACGCGGAGGCGCTGGCCACGCTCGCGGAGGGGGACAGGGAAACGCTGCTGCGGGCCCTGCGCCAGCTGGCGGGCGAGGCCCTGGCGACCCCGGCCGAGAGTGCGCGGCCGGCCCGGCGGGCGCGGCAGCGCGGATGA
- a CDS encoding VOC family protein, giving the protein MPPQMTLSAITLDCPDPPALAAFYQQATGLEPHPESNADFAGLTREDGLVIGFQRVDDHRPPSWPDPTVPQQLHLCFDVMDLDEAEARLLELGAGKPDHQPHEERWRVLTDPAGHPFCIVRG; this is encoded by the coding sequence ATGCCCCCGCAGATGACGTTGAGCGCGATAACGCTGGACTGCCCGGATCCGCCGGCGCTGGCGGCGTTCTACCAGCAGGCCACCGGCCTCGAACCCCACCCGGAGTCGAACGCCGACTTCGCCGGCCTCACCCGTGAGGACGGACTCGTCATCGGCTTTCAACGGGTCGACGACCACCGGCCTCCGAGCTGGCCCGACCCGACCGTTCCCCAGCAGCTTCACCTCTGCTTCGACGTCATGGACCTGGACGAGGCCGAGGCCCGGCTGCTGGAGTTGGGCGCGGGCAAGCCGGATCACCAGCCGCATGAGGAGAGGTGGCGGGTCCTCACCGACCCGGCGGGACATCCCTTCTGCATCGTCAGGGGCTGA